The proteins below come from a single Rosa rugosa chromosome 2, drRosRugo1.1, whole genome shotgun sequence genomic window:
- the LOC133730944 gene encoding F-box/kelch-repeat protein At3g06240-like: protein MCYSPESTPREIPIDVLIEKLNPAGGQNRHQARLDFDIRGSCDGLVCVEVHDSYKVRVFLWNPCTRECVEVKEGNGEDSYSLPMLHGFGYDYNSDDYKVLSVLYQSKTATYKSMIYTLRTNSWRRIQDYPLGASLTEKCATFVSGALYWLVRRILNDVFTKVIISLNLTSEAYMEVPQPDYGTNTRYDQYRVGALEGCLCLLVFNITSRFQKELWVMKEYGVKESWTKYLTIPQPLGCGNLISLSRLIWFLGNDEIVLDLDREMVLYNTKTKSRTYLGIPVCSYYKSHVYVESLVSLNAYNELGSK, encoded by the coding sequence ATGTGTTACTCTCCAGAATCCACACCGCGAGAAATTCCGATTGATGTCCTCATCGAGAAGCTTAATCCTGCTGGTGGCCAAAATCGTCATCAAGCCAGACTCGATTTCGATATCAGAGGTTCTTGTGATGGTTTGGTATGTGTAGAAGTCCATGATAGTTAtaaggttagggttttcttGTGGAATCCATGTACCAGAGAGTGTGTTGAAGTAAAAGAAGGCAATGGTGAGGATAGTTATAGTTTACCGATGTTACATGGATTTGGTTATGACTACAATAGTGACGACTACAAGGTACTGAGTGTGCTTTACCAGTCGAAAACTGCGACTTATAAAtcaatgatctacacattaagaACAAATTCTTGGAGAAGGATTCAAGACTATCCTCTCGGTGCCAGTCTGACTGAGAAGTGTGCTACTTTTGTAAGTGGAGCTCTATATTGGTTGGTGAGAAGAATATTAAATGATGTGTTCACTAAGGTAATTATTTCTCTTAATCTAACAAGTGAGGCATACATGGAAGTGCCACAACCTGATTATGGAACAAATACACGTTATGATCAGTACAGAGTGGGTGCTTTAGAAGGGTGCTTGTGCCTACTTGTTTTCAACATAACTTCTCGCTTTCAGAAAGAACTATGGGTGATGAAGGAATATGGGGTGAAAGAGTCTTGGACTAAATATCTCACAATCCCGCAACCGTTGGGATGTGGAAATTTGATATCCTTATCACGGCTGATATGGTTTTTGGGAAACGATGAAATCGTATTAGACTTGGATAGGGAAATGGTTTTGTACAATACAAAGACAAAATCAAGAACGTATCTCGGAATTCCAGTATGTAGTTATTACAAGAGTCATGTCTATGTAGAGAGTCTTGTTTCACTCAATGCTTACAATGAGCTTGGAAGCAAGTAA